A window from Candidatus Latescibacterota bacterium encodes these proteins:
- a CDS encoding choice-of-anchor J domain-containing protein encodes MTDSRRQQYAARSRSGFTLVELVIGTLVASIVIVVAFQVLVGEQRSAEARRNEMNAQQNLRVAIDRLGRDVRMAGFGVDQFDDQPRMVDAGPWQLAFNGDISTGVGGDPAMDAGMQIKLSSGAAYSPGDYPGENLGGLPRYSGGAETIVLGLDSNFDGLIDDDDLYDDSQCPADYALYRGVNGLRTEQLAFGIRGPTAYPDGTLPPPLFRYWGQFAGGNLSLWGDGDGDGELSQTEIADLDPVSVGELENILYVDVNLATYSASPVAAMPHEHGTSDEPFRYVERETGTRIRPRNLGVNPADLSACGDPPTRPGGIWVADTPNDAGSSIDVHFNASVDEYAGEEDVTHYFIYRRQAGGTYGGAIASVPAAGLSSYVYANDLHTPDDDNVPVDGVEYYYRVSAWDCAPQESPMSYEVGPVSSTPNGSAPPVLVQAYDTPCDSGEEITLVFNQSPDEGSGTVSGYRVFRGPSGGDFLAKTLIGYLPSNGSMSYTYHDNAANNVAGAPPVDGQDYWYTVRAVNDTIVSVDSNELGPVDSNDGLSAALLQPVQDVPFDDGTRLNLSWLRSESETCSPNPVMGYKLQRKGPVDGAFLDAGYYPLTGDPSYAVVDSNLLAGQPYEYRVMTVSIDEERPSNTMSGVPTNNVDLMPPTNLAAGTVPCDASGSIALTWDRSYHDNGSGDVEWYRIWRRVQFTMLWGELDRVAATASSHYSYTDNDAGPNPPVLGTTYEYVVTAYNDSNGHESGYSNMASCTSASVPGPPYLFQAIDTPGDHGGSITLKFIRSQDDGSCTDTVQSYNVYRNTDWGGFADEHIVGEVTATDTNVYTFVDNGSGPGDAPIDGTGYYYMIRAYDGTQYSVNSNVRGPVLAADDAVVAATLFEDGFETDLGWTHGGAQDDWQRGDPVARAQTYGEADPDNAYLGACVYGTDIGASGWNGTYRSYADSWLMSPAIDCSGSTNIHLSFRRWLNVEQPIYDRAIVEVSGSGSGGPWVAIWGNSVEITDTAWSEWDFDITSVAEDRADVRIRFRLESDSSWEYAGWNIDEVHVIGDQ; translated from the coding sequence ATGACCGACAGCCGCAGACAGCAGTATGCCGCCCGCAGCCGTTCCGGCTTCACCCTGGTGGAGCTCGTCATCGGTACGCTGGTGGCGAGCATCGTGATCGTCGTGGCCTTCCAGGTGCTGGTGGGTGAGCAGCGGTCCGCCGAGGCCCGGCGCAACGAGATGAACGCGCAGCAGAACCTGCGCGTGGCCATCGACCGGCTCGGGCGGGACGTCCGCATGGCGGGCTTCGGCGTCGACCAGTTCGACGACCAGCCGCGCATGGTGGACGCGGGGCCCTGGCAGCTGGCCTTCAACGGCGACATCTCCACGGGCGTGGGCGGCGACCCCGCCATGGACGCCGGCATGCAGATCAAGCTCTCCAGCGGCGCGGCCTACAGCCCCGGCGACTACCCCGGCGAGAACCTGGGCGGGCTGCCGCGCTACAGCGGCGGCGCGGAGACGATCGTGCTGGGCCTGGACTCCAACTTCGACGGCCTGATCGACGACGACGACCTCTACGACGACAGCCAGTGCCCGGCCGACTACGCGCTCTACCGCGGCGTGAACGGCCTGCGCACCGAGCAGCTGGCCTTCGGCATCCGCGGGCCCACGGCCTACCCGGACGGCACGCTGCCCCCGCCGCTCTTCCGCTACTGGGGCCAGTTCGCGGGCGGCAACCTGAGCCTCTGGGGCGACGGCGACGGCGACGGCGAACTCAGCCAGACCGAGATCGCCGACCTCGATCCGGTCAGCGTGGGCGAGCTGGAGAACATCCTCTACGTGGACGTGAACCTGGCCACCTACTCGGCCAGCCCCGTGGCGGCCATGCCCCACGAGCACGGCACCTCCGACGAGCCCTTCCGCTACGTCGAGCGCGAGACGGGCACCCGCATCCGCCCGCGCAACCTCGGCGTGAACCCCGCGGACCTGTCGGCCTGCGGCGATCCGCCCACGCGCCCGGGCGGCATCTGGGTGGCGGACACGCCCAACGACGCCGGCTCGAGCATCGACGTCCACTTCAACGCCTCGGTGGACGAGTACGCCGGCGAAGAGGACGTGACCCACTACTTCATCTACCGGCGCCAGGCGGGCGGCACCTACGGCGGCGCGATCGCGTCGGTGCCGGCCGCGGGGCTGAGCAGCTACGTCTACGCGAACGACCTGCACACGCCCGACGACGACAACGTGCCGGTGGACGGCGTGGAGTACTACTACCGCGTCAGCGCCTGGGACTGCGCGCCGCAGGAGAGCCCGATGTCCTACGAGGTCGGGCCGGTGTCGAGCACGCCCAACGGTTCGGCGCCGCCGGTGCTGGTGCAGGCCTACGACACGCCCTGCGACTCGGGCGAGGAGATCACCCTGGTCTTCAATCAGAGTCCGGACGAGGGCTCGGGCACGGTCAGCGGCTACCGGGTCTTCCGCGGCCCCTCGGGCGGCGACTTCCTGGCCAAGACGCTCATCGGCTACCTGCCGTCCAACGGCTCCATGAGCTACACCTACCACGACAACGCGGCGAACAACGTCGCCGGCGCGCCGCCGGTGGACGGCCAGGACTACTGGTACACCGTGCGCGCCGTGAACGACACGATCGTGTCGGTGGACTCGAACGAGCTGGGGCCGGTGGACTCCAACGACGGTCTCAGCGCCGCGCTGCTGCAGCCGGTCCAGGACGTCCCCTTCGACGACGGCACGCGCCTCAACCTCAGCTGGCTGCGCTCCGAGAGCGAGACCTGCTCGCCCAACCCCGTGATGGGCTACAAGCTCCAGCGGAAGGGCCCCGTGGACGGCGCCTTCCTGGACGCCGGCTACTACCCGCTGACCGGCGATCCGTCCTACGCGGTGGTGGACAGCAACCTGCTGGCGGGGCAGCCCTACGAGTACCGTGTGATGACGGTCAGCATCGACGAGGAGCGCCCGAGCAACACCATGTCGGGCGTGCCCACCAACAACGTCGACCTGATGCCGCCCACGAACCTCGCGGCCGGCACCGTGCCCTGCGACGCCAGCGGCTCGATCGCGCTCACCTGGGACCGCTCCTATCACGACAACGGCAGCGGCGACGTGGAGTGGTACCGCATCTGGCGGCGGGTGCAGTTCACGATGCTCTGGGGTGAGCTGGACCGCGTGGCGGCCACGGCCTCGTCGCACTACTCGTACACCGACAACGACGCGGGGCCGAACCCGCCCGTGCTCGGCACGACCTACGAGTACGTGGTCACGGCCTACAACGACAGCAACGGCCACGAGTCCGGGTACTCGAACATGGCCAGCTGCACGTCGGCCAGCGTGCCGGGACCGCCCTACCTGTTCCAGGCGATCGACACGCCTGGGGACCACGGCGGCTCGATCACGCTCAAGTTCATCCGCAGCCAGGACGACGGCAGCTGCACCGACACGGTGCAGTCCTACAACGTCTACCGGAACACCGACTGGGGTGGCTTCGCCGACGAGCACATCGTCGGCGAGGTGACCGCCACCGACACGAACGTCTACACCTTCGTGGACAACGGCAGCGGTCCCGGGGACGCCCCGATCGACGGCACCGGCTACTACTACATGATCCGCGCCTACGACGGCACGCAGTACTCGGTGAACAGCAACGTGCGCGGACCCGTGCTCGCCGCGGACGACGCCGTCGTCGCTGCGACGCTGTTCGAGGACGGCTTCGAGACCGACCTGGGCTGGACCCACGGCGGCGCCCAGGACGACTGGCAGCGCGGCGACCCCGTCGCGCGCGCCCAGACCTACGGCGAGGCGGACCCGGACAACGCCTACCTGGGCGCCTGCGTCTACGGCACGGACATCGGCGCCAGCGGCTGGAACGGCACCTACCGCTCCTACGCGGACTCCTGGCTGATGAGTCCGGCCATCGACTGCTCGGGGTCGACGAACATCCACCTGAGCTTCCGTCGCTGGCTGAACGTGGAGCAGCCGATCTACGACCGCGCCATCGTGGAGGTCAGCGGCAGCGGCAGCGGCGGCCCCTGGGTGGCGATCTGGGGCAACTCGGTGGAGATCACCGACACGGCCTGGAGTGAGTGGGACTTCGACATCACCTCGGTTGCCGAGGATCGAGCGGATGTGCGCATCCGCTTCCGCCTCGAGTCCGACAGCAGCTGGGAGTACGCGGGATGGAACATCGATGAAGTGCACGTCATTGGCGACCAGTGA
- a CDS encoding DUF4900 domain-containing protein gives MATSDVRRSGLTDNRGNALVVTLLVTLALSGLVMGALLATQTETRLSSNSSLQQQAFYLTERGMEESIAFLSQLGQPIQGSGAGGGPVVLFSDVAVGDGRYTAWADPMDSNSGRATRFIAVTVRGTLNGTGISRSMQVRLGQQNFSRYAYFTDIETSASGGTIWFTSNDEFFGPVHTNDQMHIAGDPIFHEEASSGDSSVDYYNGGPPSDNPTFEQGLTLNAGNIALPPNTDLLRAKGQAADGLAFVGTAAIEMKVDPGTGLGYLAVKLNGGATVNYPLPANGVCYVTGKVEMKGRLKGQLTIACDGDIEIMDNCIYDTDPRVDPTSTDLLGIVADGDVYMDGNPYGANVDTADETVMAAIMALDESFTVENYSSGSPRGNLVIYGGLIQYRRGPVGTFNGSTGQIVTGYGKDYSYDPRLMDNPPPAFPTTGDVEKLSWQELDPSDDITANYW, from the coding sequence TTGGCGACCAGTGATGTTCGCCGCAGCGGCCTGACGGACAACCGGGGCAACGCCCTGGTGGTCACGCTGCTCGTCACCCTGGCCCTGTCGGGCCTGGTGATGGGGGCCCTGCTTGCGACGCAGACCGAGACGCGCCTGAGCAGCAACAGCAGCCTGCAGCAGCAGGCGTTCTACCTGACCGAGCGCGGCATGGAGGAGTCCATCGCCTTCCTCTCGCAGCTCGGGCAGCCCATCCAGGGCTCGGGTGCGGGCGGCGGTCCGGTGGTGCTGTTCAGCGACGTGGCGGTGGGGGACGGCCGCTACACGGCCTGGGCCGACCCCATGGACAGCAACTCGGGCCGGGCCACGCGCTTCATCGCGGTGACCGTCCGCGGCACGCTGAACGGGACGGGCATCAGCCGCTCCATGCAGGTGCGGCTGGGGCAGCAGAACTTCTCGCGCTACGCCTACTTCACGGACATCGAGACGTCCGCCAGCGGCGGCACCATCTGGTTCACGAGCAACGACGAGTTCTTCGGCCCGGTGCACACCAATGACCAGATGCACATCGCCGGCGATCCGATCTTCCACGAGGAGGCCAGCAGCGGCGACTCCTCCGTGGACTACTACAACGGCGGCCCGCCGTCGGACAACCCGACCTTCGAGCAGGGGCTGACGCTGAACGCGGGGAACATCGCCCTGCCGCCCAACACCGACCTCCTGCGCGCGAAGGGCCAGGCCGCCGACGGTCTCGCCTTCGTGGGCACCGCGGCCATCGAGATGAAGGTGGATCCCGGCACCGGTCTCGGCTACCTGGCCGTCAAGCTGAACGGTGGCGCCACGGTCAACTACCCGCTGCCGGCCAATGGCGTCTGCTACGTCACGGGCAAGGTCGAGATGAAGGGCCGGCTGAAGGGCCAGCTCACCATCGCCTGCGACGGCGACATCGAGATCATGGACAACTGCATCTACGACACCGACCCGCGCGTCGATCCCACGAGCACGGACCTGCTGGGCATCGTGGCCGACGGTGACGTCTACATGGACGGCAATCCCTACGGCGCCAACGTGGACACCGCCGACGAGACGGTGATGGCCGCGATCATGGCCCTCGACGAGAGCTTCACCGTCGAGAACTACAGTAGCGGCTCGCCGCGCGGGAACCTGGTGATCTACGGCGGGCTGATCCAGTACCGCCGCGGACCGGTGGGCACCTTCAACGGCAGCACGGGCCAGATCGTCACGGGCTACGGCAAGGACTACTCCTACGATCCGCGGCTCATGGACAACCCGCCGCCGGCCTTCCCGACCACGGGCGACGTGGAGAAGCTGAGCTGGCAGGAGCTGGATCCGAGCGACGACATCACCGCCAACTACTGGTAG
- a CDS encoding D-alanyl-D-alanine carboxypeptidase: protein MLASLRQSPGRLRPAALALAALLLLTSLLVGAPARAAREYVSALLMEAESGQILVADNIDREWIPASVVKLMLLLLAQEAIEDGRATPDDLVTATRRAQRQGGSQIFLGDGEQATLEKLLEAVAVGSANDAAVAVAVHLYGSADEAVKAMNARAASLGMAHTHYVNVTGLPERGPENHSTARDLSQLARVIVTEHPGVLGWTSRTWTRFRQGLVIPCTNVLLKEFEGMDGLKTGYHHKAHSNIVATAQRDGRRLIAVVLGSPSAGTRNRVASRLLERGFRDWELVHALAAGEGFGDEFPVDHGWKATVPVLAGRPLAVAVPRGKGGDVRVRLGADATLEAPLDKGQVLGRIQAVLDGRVLASVPALAGRTVSRSWISLPFGKEARVWPELPSVEASGMGGR from the coding sequence TTGCTGGCATCGCTCAGGCAAAGCCCCGGACGACTGCGTCCCGCCGCGCTGGCGCTCGCCGCCCTGCTGCTCTTGACGTCCCTCCTGGTCGGCGCGCCCGCCCGCGCCGCGCGCGAGTACGTGTCCGCCCTGCTCATGGAGGCCGAGAGCGGGCAGATCCTCGTGGCCGACAACATCGACCGCGAGTGGATCCCCGCCAGCGTGGTCAAGCTGATGCTGCTGCTCCTGGCCCAGGAGGCGATCGAGGATGGCCGCGCCACGCCGGACGACCTCGTCACCGCCACGCGCCGCGCGCAGCGGCAGGGCGGCAGCCAGATCTTCCTGGGCGACGGCGAGCAGGCCACCCTGGAGAAGCTCCTGGAGGCGGTGGCCGTGGGCTCGGCCAACGACGCCGCCGTGGCCGTGGCCGTGCACCTCTACGGCTCGGCGGACGAGGCCGTCAAGGCGATGAACGCGCGGGCCGCCTCGCTGGGCATGGCGCACACGCACTACGTCAACGTCACCGGCCTGCCGGAGCGCGGACCGGAGAACCACAGCACCGCGCGGGACCTGTCGCAGCTGGCGCGCGTGATCGTCACCGAGCACCCGGGCGTGCTTGGCTGGACCAGCCGCACCTGGACCCGTTTCCGCCAGGGCCTGGTGATTCCCTGCACGAACGTCCTGCTCAAGGAGTTCGAGGGCATGGACGGCCTCAAGACCGGCTATCACCACAAGGCCCACTCCAACATCGTGGCCACGGCCCAGCGCGACGGTCGCCGCCTCATCGCGGTGGTCCTCGGCAGTCCCAGCGCCGGCACGCGCAACCGGGTTGCCTCGCGCCTGCTCGAGCGCGGCTTCAGGGACTGGGAGCTCGTGCACGCCCTGGCGGCGGGGGAGGGCTTCGGCGACGAGTTTCCCGTCGACCACGGCTGGAAGGCCACGGTGCCCGTGCTGGCGGGCCGCCCGCTGGCGGTGGCCGTTCCCCGCGGCAAGGGGGGCGACGTGCGCGTCCGCCTGGGCGCTGACGCCACGCTCGAGGCGCCGCTGGACAAGGGGCAGGTCCTCGGGCGCATCCAGGCCGTGCTCGACGGCCGCGTGCTGGCCAGCGTGCCCGCCCTCGCCGGGCGGACGGTGTCCCGAAGCTGGATCTCGCTGCCCTTCGGCAAGGAGGCGCGCGTCTGGCCCGAGCTGCCGTCCGTCGAGGCCTCCGGCATGGGCGGGCGATAG
- a CDS encoding thioredoxin fold domain-containing protein: MRRLFPLALIAILSLGALSCGGKGESETETAAASAPDSVLTATEIPAEGVVWMSFAEGQARAAAEGKPMVVDFWTTWCHWCKVMDKDTYSDATIQRRLAEGFIAVKVNAESPEVQGGEGAPTGVDLARSFQVNSYPTTWFVDSKGEKIAPLPGFVPPDRFALVLDYISSAAYKTQSFQEYQAGLEG; the protein is encoded by the coding sequence ATGCGCCGTCTCTTCCCGCTCGCCCTGATCGCGATCCTGTCTCTCGGCGCCCTGTCCTGCGGGGGCAAGGGCGAGAGCGAGACGGAAACCGCCGCCGCCTCCGCCCCCGACAGCGTTCTCACCGCCACGGAGATTCCTGCCGAGGGCGTCGTGTGGATGAGCTTCGCCGAGGGGCAGGCCCGCGCGGCCGCCGAGGGCAAGCCCATGGTGGTGGACTTCTGGACCACCTGGTGCCACTGGTGCAAGGTGATGGACAAGGATACCTACAGCGACGCGACGATCCAGCGCCGGCTGGCGGAAGGCTTCATCGCCGTCAAGGTGAACGCCGAGAGTCCGGAGGTGCAGGGGGGTGAGGGCGCGCCGACCGGTGTCGATCTGGCCCGTAGCTTCCAGGTGAACAGCTACCCCACCACCTGGTTCGTGGACAGCAAGGGCGAGAAGATCGCCCCGCTGCCGGGCTTCGTGCCCCCCGACCGCTTCGCCCTCGTCCTCGACTACATTTCCAGCGCGGCCTACAAGACCCAGAGCTTCCAGGAGTATCAGGCTGGGCTCGAAGGTTAG
- a CDS encoding DUF3307 domain-containing protein, giving the protein MNQPWLLDLARGFLARLDLLLPLLAAHLLADFPLQPSRWAARKRARRLSPVLLPHAGVAALLGYAFLARWDAWWLLLYLGVGHALIDALKPRRDGAAVFLADQALHLVHQLGAALLLAPGAPKAWPWLPGDVWLLLVAVLVNWSFAGVLLEQATARWRGELGAGEGLSRAGLWIGRLERLLALVMVLVGRLEAVALLVTAKSIFRFGSESGRKAPEYVLVGTLASLAIAILSGLAAAALLARV; this is encoded by the coding sequence GTGAACCAGCCCTGGCTGCTCGATCTCGCCCGCGGGTTCCTCGCCCGCCTCGACCTGCTGCTGCCCCTGCTGGCCGCGCACCTCCTGGCGGACTTCCCCCTGCAGCCGAGCCGCTGGGCCGCCCGCAAGCGCGCGCGCCGGCTCTCGCCCGTGCTGCTTCCTCACGCGGGGGTGGCGGCGCTCCTGGGCTACGCGTTCCTCGCGCGCTGGGACGCGTGGTGGCTGCTGCTCTACCTGGGCGTTGGACACGCGCTCATCGACGCGCTGAAACCCCGCCGGGACGGCGCGGCGGTCTTCCTGGCGGATCAGGCGCTCCATCTCGTCCACCAGCTTGGCGCGGCGCTGCTGCTGGCTCCGGGCGCCCCCAAGGCCTGGCCCTGGCTGCCGGGGGACGTCTGGCTGCTGCTGGTGGCGGTGCTCGTCAACTGGTCCTTCGCGGGCGTGCTGCTGGAGCAGGCCACCGCGCGCTGGCGTGGCGAGCTGGGCGCCGGGGAAGGCCTGAGCCGCGCGGGCCTCTGGATCGGACGGCTCGAACGCCTGCTGGCGCTGGTGATGGTGCTGGTGGGGCGGCTGGAGGCGGTGGCGCTGCTGGTGACGGCCAAGTCGATCTTCCGCTTCGGCAGCGAATCGGGCCGCAAGGCGCCCGAGTACGTGCTCGTGGGCACGCTGGCCAGCCTGGCGATCGCGATCCTCAGCGGGCTGGCCGCGGCGGCGCTGCTCGCGCGCGTCTAG
- a CDS encoding septal ring lytic transglycosylase RlpA family protein, producing the protein MGTRRGESAIRRASRFARIAALGLALALGSGCSPKTLGPPPERGAAQEGLASWYGAPYHGRQTASGEIYDQEALTAAHRALPFGTQVRVTNLKNGRSLVLRINDRGPFVAGRIVDVSRRAARELGFLGDGVAPVRLEVLGG; encoded by the coding sequence ATGGGGACCCGACGAGGGGAGTCCGCCATCCGACGCGCCAGCCGCTTTGCCCGCATCGCCGCCCTGGGCCTCGCCCTGGCCCTTGGTTCCGGTTGCAGCCCCAAGACCCTCGGCCCGCCGCCCGAACGCGGCGCCGCGCAGGAGGGCCTGGCCTCCTGGTACGGCGCGCCCTACCACGGCCGCCAGACGGCCAGCGGCGAGATCTACGACCAGGAAGCACTGACCGCCGCCCACCGCGCGCTGCCCTTCGGCACCCAGGTGCGCGTGACCAATCTGAAGAATGGCCGGAGCCTCGTCCTGCGGATCAATGACCGCGGGCCCTTCGTGGCCGGACGCATCGTGGACGTCTCCCGCCGCGCCGCCCGCGAACTCGGCTTCCTCGGCGACGGCGTGGCCCCCGTGCGCCTCGAGGTGCTGGGCGGCTAG
- a CDS encoding indolepyruvate oxidoreductase subunit beta: MTATATRTTGVLLVGVGGQGIILASDVLAQVAMEAGLDAKKSEVHGMSQRGGTVSSHVRFGEKVWSPMIPEGGADLLMAFELAEGLRAVHDLTPGGRALVSTQRIIPPIAAGKQFSYPDDALAQLGARCKDLVSFDAQAECRALGNEKMVSVLFLGAVAPSLPFEEALWRKVIFGRVPRGTEEGNWGAFQRGRALAGA, encoded by the coding sequence ATGACGGCCACCGCGACCAGGACCACCGGCGTGCTGCTGGTGGGTGTGGGCGGTCAGGGGATCATCCTGGCCAGCGACGTCCTCGCCCAGGTGGCGATGGAGGCCGGCCTCGACGCGAAGAAGAGCGAGGTCCACGGCATGAGCCAGCGGGGCGGGACCGTCTCCAGCCACGTGCGCTTCGGCGAGAAGGTCTGGAGTCCGATGATCCCCGAGGGCGGCGCGGACCTGCTCATGGCCTTCGAGCTGGCGGAGGGGCTGCGGGCCGTCCACGACCTCACCCCCGGCGGACGCGCCCTGGTGAGCACGCAGCGGATCATCCCGCCCATCGCCGCCGGCAAGCAGTTCAGCTACCCCGACGACGCCCTCGCGCAGCTCGGCGCCCGCTGCAAGGATCTGGTGAGCTTCGACGCCCAGGCCGAGTGCCGCGCGCTGGGCAACGAGAAGATGGTCAGCGTGCTCTTCCTCGGCGCAGTCGCCCCCAGCCTGCCCTTCGAGGAAGCGCTCTGGCGCAAGGTGATCTTCGGACGCGTCCCGCGCGGCACGGAGGAGGGCAACTGGGGCGCCTTCCAGCGCGGCCGGGCCCTGGCCGGCGCCTGA
- the iorA gene encoding indolepyruvate ferredoxin oxidoreductase subunit alpha produces MLSGNEAVALGCREAGVHLGAGYPGTPSTEILETLAKMVPEMYVQWSPNEKVGLEVAAGAAFSGARALSTQKHVGLNVAADPLMTLAYTGVVGGLLVVSADDPELHSSQNEQDNRHYARFAKIPMLEPADSQDCKDFVKAGMEISERFDVPVLLRMTTRISHSKGIVEAGEIERPEILGFKKDPKKFVMVPGHARPRHAYVEERLERLRAFSEETPLNRLEWGSKDVGVIAAGAAYVQARELLPDASFLKLGLSYPLPLEKIRDFARAVQRVIIVEELDAFTEEQLKAAGIPCEGKTITGLLGELTPGRLRAGLHRAGLAEPGAAAADPVPVLPRPPVLCAGCPHRSVFFELKKQRGNVFGDIGCYTLGALPPLNAMDTCLDMGASISNAIGASKVSDGKKPVYATIGDSTFLHSGMTGLLDAVYNRANITVIILDNRVTAMTGGQEHPHTGHTLMGAEAKQVDFEVLARALGVEHVQRVMNHDLEDVHAALEDAEDFEGVSVIIADSPCALMPRKLRDTPFQIVEENCTGCLRCLQTGCPSISLTGSLTPEGRTRAVIDTDTCTGCGLCPQTCNDAAIVLVNEEVPA; encoded by the coding sequence ATGCTGTCGGGCAACGAGGCCGTGGCCCTGGGCTGCCGCGAGGCGGGCGTCCACCTGGGCGCGGGCTACCCCGGCACCCCGAGCACGGAGATCCTGGAGACGCTCGCGAAGATGGTGCCGGAGATGTACGTCCAGTGGTCGCCCAACGAGAAGGTGGGCCTCGAGGTGGCGGCCGGCGCGGCCTTCAGCGGCGCACGCGCGCTGAGCACCCAGAAGCACGTGGGGCTCAACGTGGCCGCCGACCCGCTCATGACCCTGGCCTACACGGGCGTCGTGGGCGGCCTGCTGGTGGTGAGCGCCGACGACCCCGAGCTGCACAGCAGCCAGAACGAGCAGGACAACCGCCACTACGCGCGCTTCGCCAAGATCCCCATGCTCGAGCCGGCCGACAGCCAGGACTGCAAGGACTTCGTCAAGGCGGGCATGGAGATCTCCGAGCGCTTCGACGTGCCCGTCCTCCTGCGCATGACCACGCGCATCAGCCACAGCAAGGGCATCGTGGAGGCCGGCGAGATCGAGCGCCCCGAGATCCTCGGCTTCAAGAAGGACCCGAAGAAGTTCGTCATGGTGCCGGGCCACGCGCGGCCGCGTCACGCCTACGTGGAGGAGCGCCTGGAGCGCCTGCGCGCCTTCAGCGAGGAGACGCCGCTCAACCGCCTGGAGTGGGGCTCGAAGGACGTGGGCGTCATCGCCGCCGGCGCCGCCTACGTGCAGGCGCGCGAGCTGCTGCCCGACGCCAGCTTCCTCAAGCTCGGCCTCAGCTATCCGCTCCCGCTGGAGAAGATCCGCGACTTCGCACGCGCCGTGCAACGCGTGATCATCGTGGAGGAGCTCGACGCCTTCACCGAGGAGCAGCTCAAGGCCGCCGGCATCCCCTGCGAGGGCAAGACCATCACCGGACTCCTCGGCGAGCTCACCCCGGGACGCCTGCGCGCCGGCCTTCACCGCGCCGGGCTCGCCGAGCCGGGGGCGGCCGCCGCCGATCCCGTGCCGGTGCTGCCCCGGCCGCCGGTGCTCTGCGCGGGCTGCCCCCACCGCAGCGTGTTCTTCGAACTGAAGAAGCAGCGCGGGAACGTCTTCGGCGACATCGGCTGCTATACGCTGGGCGCGCTGCCGCCCCTGAACGCCATGGACACCTGCCTGGACATGGGCGCGTCCATCAGCAACGCCATCGGCGCGAGCAAGGTCTCGGACGGCAAGAAGCCCGTCTACGCCACCATCGGCGACAGCACCTTCCTGCACTCGGGCATGACGGGCCTGCTCGACGCGGTCTACAACCGCGCGAACATCACCGTGATCATCCTCGACAACCGCGTCACCGCCATGACCGGCGGCCAGGAGCACCCCCACACCGGGCACACCCTGATGGGCGCGGAGGCCAAGCAGGTGGACTTCGAGGTGCTCGCGCGCGCGCTGGGCGTGGAGCACGTGCAGCGCGTGATGAACCACGACCTGGAGGACGTCCACGCGGCCCTGGAAGACGCCGAGGACTTCGAGGGCGTGAGCGTGATCATCGCCGACAGCCCCTGCGCGCTCATGCCGCGCAAGCTGCGCGACACGCCGTTCCAGATCGTCGAGGAGAACTGCACCGGCTGCCTGCGCTGCCTGCAGACCGGCTGCCCCAGCATCAGCCTCACGGGCAGCCTCACCCCGGAGGGGCGCACCCGCGCGGTGATCGACACGGACACCTGCACGGGCTGCGGCCTCTGTCCCCAGACCTGCAACGACGCGGCCATCGTGCTCGTGAACGAGGAGGTGCCGGCATGA